From the genome of Coleofasciculaceae cyanobacterium, one region includes:
- a CDS encoding type II toxin-antitoxin system PemK/MazF family toxin: protein MFSVRLLSDRRIVVVSPITSTLKPQIKMMIPIPEGFKARGSVIAEQVRTLDLNTRWWKTTGEVLPTKFVARVVETFKVIIS, encoded by the coding sequence TTGTTTTCTGTACGTTTACTGTCGGATCGCCGAATAGTAGTTGTATCCCCCATAACCAGTACGCTCAAGCCTCAAATTAAGATGATGATTCCGATTCCTGAAGGCTTTAAGGCTAGAGGCTCGGTCATTGCGGAACAGGTAAGAACGTTAGATCTAAATACTCGCTGGTGGAAAACTACAGGTGAAGTGTTGCCTACAAAATTTGTCGCTCGCGTAGTCGAAACCTTTAAAGTAATTATCAGTTAA